In the genome of Gadus chalcogrammus isolate NIFS_2021 chromosome 21, NIFS_Gcha_1.0, whole genome shotgun sequence, one region contains:
- the LOC130375011 gene encoding uncharacterized protein LOC130375011 codes for MHHRGCESNLRGLQITAFCGAVVRMERRYMLKQKQNKYVWNQSKAKKAFASFLKNINPYSNPGMPTHQDLRICHGVINPGHPCETPNETYGHVSKGPSDADALLSRISSWVDTRYSARKALEHFSPGPAATGGTRDTFLSRRVNERFLELHRDFGEECGPGSRQHSWAALETRQEVFMYGPYYPDYARGEHSEDPVVRQTEELLGTEGARARGASVYIFTQNSPCLDRDTQPCMLLLVEKALEWHALYGVTVHIGYARCWGFKGNKEALFRAVDRSQLECVGASRDHASYVKAMRKRPEAGLSLLSEELFSAVRRTLGAGSEHQEFSLRNGTPEPNWKSSFRDALTRAEGGESEIERVALTQEVDAMTEAAQELVSDGGPRTLGSHMARGRTFAQEYGLASQTGEAVRAGARLAFLRCWRDVVETRYAEFIRDGLTDDFNRCVTHLFSEDVVKFDKEYIQIGRIRFSEEFPPSSEGCLLY; via the exons ATGCACCATCGGGGATGTGAGTCAAACTTACGCGGTCTACAGATCACAGCCTTCTGCGGGGCAGTCGTGAGGATGGAGCGGCGGTACAT GTTAAAgcagaaacaaaataaatatgtctGGAACCAATCAAAGGCAAAGAAAGCTTTTGCATCTTTTCTCAAGAATATAAATCCTTACTCCAACCCTGGGATGCCAACACACCAGGATCTGAGGATATGTCACGGCGTCATAAA CCCCGGTCACCCGTGCGAAACTCCTAACGAAACCTACGGCCACGTCTCCAAGGGCCCCAGCGACGCGGACGCCCTCCTCAGCCGGATCTCCTCCTGGGTGGACACCCGATACTCCGCCAGAAAGGCGCTGGAGCACTTCAGTCCCGGGCCCGCCGCCACTGGCGGCACGCGGGACACCTTCCTGTCCCGCCGCGTCAACGAGCGGTTCCTCGAGCTCCACCGGGACTTCGGCGAGGAGTGCGGCCCCGGGTCCCGTCAGCACTCGTGGGCGGCCTTGGAGACGCGCCAGGAGGTGTTCATGTATGGGCCTTACTACCCCGACTACGCCCGCGGGGAGCACAGCGAGGACCCGGTGGTCCGGCAGACGGAGGAGCTGCTGGGGACCGAGGGGGCCCGGGCCCGCGGGGCCAGCGTGTACATCTTCACCCAGAACAGCCCGTGTCTGGACCGGGACACCCAGCCGTGCATGCTGCTCCTGGTGGAGAAGGCCCTGGAGTGGCACGCGCTCTACGGGGTGACGGTGCACATCGGGTACGCCAGGTGCTGGGGCTTCAAGGGGAACAAGGAGGCGCTGTTCCGCGCGGTGGACCGGAGCCAGCTGGAGTGTGTGGGAGCGAGCCGCGACCACGCGAGCTACGTGAAGGCGATGAGGAAGCGCCCCGAGGCGGGTCTCAGCCTGCTCTCCGAGGAGCTGTTCTCGGCGGTGAGGCGGACGCTGGGAGCCGGATCGGAGCACCAGGAGTTCTCTCTGAGGAACGGCACGCCGGAGCCGAACTGGAAGAGTTCCTTCAGGGACGCTCTGACTCGCGCCGAGGGGGGCGAGTCCGAGATCGAGAGGGTAGCCCTGACACAGGAGGTGGACGCCATGACTGAAGCGGCGCAAGAGCTGGTCTCTGACGGGGGCCCGCGGACCCTGGGGTCGCACATGGCGAGGGGACGGACGTTTGCGCAGGAGTACGGTTTGGCCTCCCAGACGGGCGAGGCCGTACGGGCCGGGGCGAGGCTGGCGTTCCTCCGTTGCTGGAGAGACGTGGTGGAGACGAGGTACGCAGAGTTCATCAGGGACGGACTGACGGACGACTTCAACCGCTGCGTGACTCACCTGTTTAGTGAGGACGTTGTGAAGTTCGACaaggaatacatacagataGGAAGGATACGGTTTTCCGAGGAATTTCCACCTTCTTCGGAAGGTTGTTTACTCTACTAG